In one window of Labilithrix sp. DNA:
- a CDS encoding ATP-binding protein, with protein sequence MTAPLPVACTVADFDAVLTARAHVRSFAGALGFDREVVEELVVVVSELASNIVKYGRRGRIELTAIDRPEEGMRGIAIAAEDETAPFDLAGSLRDGYDARGKLDPASVYGRGGIGAGLGAVARFSDGLDLVPLAGGGKRIVARRLLGRPRRGSSPSF encoded by the coding sequence ATGACCGCGCCGCTGCCTGTCGCTTGCACCGTCGCCGACTTCGACGCCGTGCTCACCGCGCGCGCGCACGTGCGCTCGTTCGCGGGGGCGCTCGGGTTCGATCGCGAGGTCGTGGAGGAGCTCGTCGTCGTCGTGTCGGAGCTCGCCTCGAACATCGTGAAGTACGGGCGGCGCGGTCGCATCGAGCTCACCGCGATCGATCGGCCGGAGGAAGGGATGCGCGGGATCGCGATCGCGGCCGAGGACGAGACCGCGCCCTTCGACCTCGCGGGGAGCCTCCGCGACGGCTACGACGCGCGCGGCAAGCTCGATCCCGCGAGCGTCTACGGCCGCGGCGGCATCGGCGCCGGGCTCGGCGCGGTCGCGCGCTTCAGCGACGGGCTCGATCTCGTCCCCCTCGCCGGCGGAGGAAAGCGCATCGTAGCGCGCCGCCTGCTCGGCCGGCCACGCCGCGGCTCGTCGCCGTCGTTCTGA
- a CDS encoding antibiotic biosynthesis monooxygenase: MTFIAKVTAKAGSEGQLAEALTSLIAPTRAETGCRHYFPHASLDNPREFHIYESWNTESDFETHTKTPHFQAMMARFPELLDGPPSRIMLRDLG, encoded by the coding sequence GTGACGTTCATCGCGAAGGTTACGGCGAAGGCCGGTTCCGAGGGACAGCTGGCGGAGGCGCTCACCAGCCTCATCGCGCCCACCCGGGCCGAGACCGGCTGCCGTCACTATTTCCCTCACGCCTCGCTCGACAACCCGCGCGAGTTCCACATCTACGAGAGCTGGAACACCGAATCGGATTTCGAGACCCACACGAAGACCCCACATTTCCAGGCAATGATGGCCCGCTTCCCGGAGCTCCTCGACGGCCCCCCATCCCGCATCATGCTCCGCGATCTCGGCTAA
- a CDS encoding response regulator — MSLSLEERVAQLEAENARLKQEAAAQKSLAARAIASYQQRALQMEVIRQQNEDLDRLANDLARSKRVEEERARQLEEAARLKSEFLANFSHEIRTPLNGILGYCDLVLREEGARLTPHGRRDLNVIKSNAKTLLALINDILDLSKIEAGRVDIVREEVDLAAVADECVATVRELLKGKDVTVGCNIDPAARTIFTDSLKIRQVLLNLLSNAAKFTDSGEIIVEATAQGSTLVLAVEDTGAGIPPNQLDHIFEKFRQVDGTSTRKIGGTGLGLAIVREVSRILGGRVDVVSTLGRGSKFTVVLPNAFDAEGLGTPVVHRAEARGHSAPAGEAPLIIIIDDDPMIVALLEGELEKEGFRVMSEADGVAGLQAVRRHRPAAVVLDIHLPRLDGWSALSEMKNDPATSHIPVLIISVEEARGRGFSFGACDFLVKPFDPERLVDVVKRNIRDTGGTVLVVDDEAHARELVVRNLRAAGFSCQEARDGEDALLKTRVMSPALLVLDLTMPRMDGFEVLAHLRNEGSSVPVIVLTGRTLDANDEASLRAGLAHVIRKGGLAMDSVVTQAKLLLRESHKNARKLPRVLYVEDSPQNRDIVRRYLQGDYEVLEAEDGEHGYERAKREMPDVILMDLSLPRMDGCETTAKIKATPQIEHVPVIALTAHVSKEDRDRARRAGCVEYLTKPVERELLLAALRQAIGDSKGAKDSHG; from the coding sequence ATGAGCCTCAGCCTCGAAGAACGGGTCGCGCAGCTCGAAGCCGAGAACGCGCGGCTGAAGCAGGAAGCGGCAGCCCAGAAGTCGCTCGCCGCCCGCGCCATCGCGAGCTACCAGCAGCGCGCCCTCCAGATGGAGGTCATCCGCCAGCAGAACGAGGACCTCGATCGCCTCGCGAACGACCTCGCGCGCTCGAAGCGCGTCGAAGAGGAGCGCGCGCGACAGCTCGAAGAGGCGGCGCGCCTGAAGAGCGAGTTCCTCGCCAACTTCTCGCACGAGATCCGCACGCCGCTGAACGGCATCCTCGGCTACTGCGACCTCGTCCTCCGCGAAGAGGGCGCGCGCCTCACCCCGCACGGCCGCCGCGATCTGAACGTCATCAAGTCGAACGCGAAGACGCTCCTCGCCCTCATCAACGACATCCTCGACCTGTCGAAGATCGAGGCCGGGCGCGTCGACATCGTGCGCGAGGAGGTCGATCTCGCCGCCGTCGCGGACGAGTGCGTCGCGACGGTGCGCGAGCTCCTGAAGGGCAAGGACGTCACCGTCGGCTGCAACATCGACCCCGCCGCGCGGACGATCTTCACCGACTCGCTCAAGATCCGGCAGGTCCTCCTCAACCTGCTCTCGAACGCGGCGAAGTTCACGGACTCGGGCGAGATCATCGTCGAGGCGACCGCGCAGGGCAGCACGCTCGTCCTCGCGGTCGAGGACACCGGCGCCGGCATCCCGCCGAACCAGCTCGATCACATCTTCGAGAAGTTCCGCCAGGTCGACGGCACCTCCACGCGCAAGATCGGCGGCACCGGCCTCGGCCTCGCGATCGTCCGCGAGGTGAGCCGCATCCTCGGCGGCCGCGTCGACGTGGTGAGCACGCTCGGCCGCGGCTCGAAGTTCACCGTCGTGCTGCCGAACGCCTTCGACGCGGAGGGCCTCGGGACGCCGGTCGTCCACCGCGCCGAGGCCCGCGGCCACAGCGCGCCCGCGGGCGAGGCGCCGCTCATCATCATCATCGACGACGACCCGATGATCGTCGCGCTGCTCGAGGGCGAGCTCGAAAAAGAGGGCTTCCGCGTCATGTCCGAGGCCGACGGCGTCGCCGGGCTCCAGGCCGTGCGCCGGCATCGCCCCGCCGCCGTCGTCCTCGACATCCATCTCCCGCGCCTCGACGGCTGGTCCGCGCTCTCGGAGATGAAGAACGACCCCGCGACGAGCCACATCCCGGTCCTCATCATCTCCGTCGAAGAGGCGCGCGGACGCGGCTTCTCGTTCGGCGCGTGCGACTTCCTCGTGAAGCCGTTCGATCCCGAGCGCCTCGTCGACGTCGTGAAGCGGAACATCCGCGACACGGGCGGCACCGTCCTCGTCGTCGACGACGAAGCGCACGCGCGCGAGCTCGTGGTCCGCAACCTCCGCGCGGCCGGCTTCAGCTGTCAGGAGGCGCGCGACGGAGAAGACGCGCTCCTGAAGACACGCGTGATGAGCCCGGCGCTGCTCGTCCTCGACCTGACGATGCCGCGGATGGACGGCTTCGAGGTCCTCGCCCACCTGCGGAACGAAGGATCGTCGGTGCCCGTCATCGTCCTCACCGGGCGGACGCTCGACGCGAACGACGAGGCGAGCCTCCGCGCCGGCCTCGCGCACGTCATCCGGAAAGGAGGGCTCGCGATGGACTCGGTCGTCACGCAAGCGAAGCTCCTCCTCCGCGAGTCGCACAAGAACGCGCGGAAGCTGCCGCGCGTCCTGTACGTCGAGGACTCGCCGCAGAACCGCGACATCGTGCGGCGCTACCTCCAAGGCGACTACGAGGTGCTCGAGGCCGAAGACGGCGAGCACGGCTACGAGCGCGCCAAGCGCGAGATGCCCGACGTCATCTTGATGGACCTGTCGCTGCCGCGCATGGACGGCTGCGAGACGACCGCCAAGATCAAGGCGACGCCGCAGATCGAGCACGTCCCCGTGATCGCGCTGACGGCGCACGTCTCGAAGGAAGACCGCGACCGCGCGCGGCGCGCGGGCTGCGTCGAGTACCTCACGAAGCCGGTCGAGCGGGAGCTCCTCCTCGCCGCGCTCCGACAGGCGATCGGCGACTCGAAGGGGGCGAAGGATTCCCATGGCTGA
- a CDS encoding SpoIIE family protein phosphatase gives MIGRRSNRPPALVEPTVWSAEAPRVTAAWISRPRVGEVESGDDVIVLERRDAVFLVVVDALGHGPNAARVARAATEWVRSTTDAATVLDISNGLHRALQGSRGAAALVVAASAAGVEACGVGNVDLRSVSGRLPFVLTPGVLGVRLRSPRSCRVDAPVAERFVMFSDGISGRFDLKALAAMSPGEAATHVFAKHRHSHDDSTVLVADVAL, from the coding sequence GTGATCGGGCGGCGATCGAATCGGCCTCCTGCGCTCGTGGAGCCCACGGTGTGGAGCGCCGAGGCGCCGCGCGTGACGGCGGCGTGGATCTCGCGGCCGCGCGTCGGCGAGGTGGAGAGCGGCGACGATGTGATCGTGCTGGAGCGTCGCGACGCCGTGTTCCTCGTCGTCGTCGATGCGCTCGGGCATGGGCCGAACGCGGCGCGGGTCGCGCGGGCGGCGACGGAGTGGGTGCGCTCGACGACGGACGCGGCGACGGTGCTGGACATCTCCAATGGCCTCCATCGCGCGCTTCAGGGATCGCGCGGCGCGGCGGCGCTCGTGGTCGCGGCGTCCGCCGCCGGCGTGGAGGCATGCGGGGTCGGCAACGTCGATCTCCGCTCCGTCAGCGGGCGGCTCCCGTTCGTCCTTACGCCAGGTGTGCTCGGGGTGCGGCTGCGGAGCCCGCGATCGTGCCGCGTCGATGCGCCGGTCGCGGAGCGGTTCGTCATGTTTAGCGACGGAATCTCGGGGCGGTTCGACCTGAAAGCGCTCGCCGCCATGTCGCCCGGCGAAGCGGCGACGCACGTCTTCGCGAAGCATCGTCACTCGCACGACGACTCGACCGTCCTCGTCGCCGACGTGGCGCTCTGA
- a CDS encoding acyl-CoA dehydrogenase family protein: MNMGNTPGSSPLIDAARNLAPLLREYADRAEGERRLPDEVAAAFAKAGIFRMCTPKEIGGLETDPLTMSATIEELARVDGSLAWCAMIIGAGGVNAALFSREGAAEAFAESTAGSFAPTGMVVETPDGYRITGRWAFMSGIHASKYVGCTGVLMDGDKPHMTPFGPQMVIGMVPVGEGTIHDTWHVAGLRGTGSHDFEVQDVLVPRTRATPIPPREPPAFTSPLYRFPLWGFLSLSIASCAVGIARGAIDELTRMAKTKTPFGMMSSLSTRATAQVAVSQAEASLLSGRAMLHSEVAAMWDRVTSGTPPTPPDRARLRIAATNAVTSAAHAVDLVYTAGGGSAVYAKSPLQRSFRDVHAITQHTMVAPHGYELFGKILLGVEPDHPLL, encoded by the coding sequence ATGAACATGGGAAATACGCCGGGCTCTTCGCCGTTGATTGACGCTGCGCGCAATTTGGCTCCCCTCCTGCGCGAGTACGCGGACCGCGCGGAGGGGGAGCGCCGCCTCCCCGACGAGGTCGCCGCCGCCTTCGCCAAGGCCGGAATTTTCAGGATGTGCACGCCGAAGGAGATCGGCGGGCTCGAGACCGATCCGCTCACGATGAGCGCCACGATCGAGGAGCTGGCGCGCGTCGACGGCTCGCTCGCGTGGTGCGCGATGATCATCGGCGCGGGAGGCGTGAACGCGGCGCTGTTCTCGCGTGAGGGCGCGGCGGAGGCGTTCGCGGAGTCGACGGCGGGGAGCTTCGCCCCGACGGGCATGGTGGTCGAGACGCCGGACGGATACCGCATCACGGGGCGGTGGGCCTTCATGAGCGGCATCCACGCGTCGAAGTACGTCGGCTGCACCGGCGTGCTCATGGACGGCGACAAGCCGCACATGACGCCGTTCGGTCCGCAGATGGTCATCGGGATGGTGCCGGTGGGGGAGGGCACCATCCACGACACGTGGCACGTGGCGGGCCTCCGCGGCACCGGCAGCCACGACTTCGAGGTCCAGGACGTGCTGGTCCCGCGGACGCGCGCGACGCCGATCCCGCCGCGCGAGCCGCCGGCCTTCACGAGCCCGCTGTATCGCTTCCCGCTGTGGGGTTTCCTGTCGCTCTCGATCGCGTCGTGCGCCGTCGGCATCGCGCGCGGTGCGATCGACGAGCTCACGCGGATGGCGAAGACGAAGACCCCGTTCGGCATGATGTCGTCGCTGAGCACGCGCGCGACCGCGCAGGTCGCGGTCTCGCAGGCGGAGGCGTCGCTCCTCTCCGGCCGCGCGATGCTGCACTCCGAGGTCGCAGCGATGTGGGATCGCGTCACGTCGGGAACGCCGCCGACCCCGCCGGACCGCGCCCGTCTCCGGATCGCCGCGACGAACGCGGTGACGAGCGCAGCGCACGCGGTCGACCTGGTCTACACCGCCGGCGGCGGCTCGGCGGTCTACGCGAAGAGCCCGCTCCAGCGCTCCTTCCGCGACGTCCACGCGATCACGCAACACACGATGGTGGCGCCGCACGGCTACGAGCTGTTCGGAAAGATCCTTCTCGGCGTGGAGCCGGATCATCCGCTCTTGTGA